Genomic DNA from Candidatus Glassbacteria bacterium:
CCAAAAGCCGCTTTTTCAATGTCGGCTGACCAGCTCAGGCCGGTTTGTTCGCCGCGTACCAGTTAAACACCTTCCCGATTCCCTCGATCATCCCGTCAACCATCGCGTCGCTGTAATGCTCGCTCATCGAGAGAACAATCATCTCGTCCAGCAGCTTTTCCGACACCAGGCAGAGTCCTGCGGGATACATCTCTCGCAGGCTTTTTGCTCCGGCAAGGGGCGGCACGGCAAAAAAGCTGCGCTCCGGATGCTGGAAACAGTCATAGAGGTAAACCGGCCTGCCGCCGCAGTAACCTGTCCAGGCTGGTATACCCTCGGCCGCCAGGGCCTCGGCAAGTTCCCCGGCGGTTACCGGTATGACGCCGGGAGCGGGCCGGAGGATGAAATACCACCAGCTATGGTCGCAGTCAGCCGGGACCGTGGGCAGCCGCAGCCCCGCCACGTTATCCAGGCCGGCCAGCATTTTCTCGGCGATCTCTCGTCGCCGGACGATAATATCGGCCAGCCTGCCGAGCTGGACCCGTCCCACGGCGGCCTGCAGCTCGGTGATCCGGTAGTTCATCGCAAACACCTCGGGGTTACGGCCGCCGCTCGTGCGGTCGTAGGCTTTGTCCATGAACAGTCTCATCCTGCGGGCCAGCTCCGGGTCGTCGGTTACGGCCACGCCCCCGTCGCCGGTGGAGATATGCTTGTACCCGTTCGTGCTGAAACAGCCCACCGCGCCGAACGTACCGGCGAACTGTCCGCCGCTCTCGGCCAGCCAGCTCTGGGCCACGTCCTCGACCAGCTTTACGCCGTGTTTTTCCGCGACTTCGCAGGTTTCCCTGAT
This window encodes:
- a CDS encoding glutamine--scyllo-inositol aminotransferase yields the protein MRPLRFGQEEKDALSRVVDSGAMCRTFGRALAAVGVGWHDEVITSPITDMGSVIGIVAQGALPVFADIDPETFNMDPDAVERAITPRTKAVLAIHLAGSCAGIRETCEVAEKHGVKLVEDVAQSWLAESGGQFAGTFGAVGCFSTNGYKHISTGDGGVAVTDDPELARRMRLFMDKAYDRTSGGRNPEVFAMNYRITELQAAVGRVQLGRLADIIVRRREIAEKMLAGLDNVAGLRLPTVPADCDHSWWYFILRPAPGVIPVTAGELAEALAAEGIPAWTGYCGGRPVYLYDCFQHPERSFFAVPPLAGAKSLREMYPAGLCLVSEKLLDEMIVLSMSEHYSDAMVDGMIEGIGKVFNWYAANKPA